Proteins from a genomic interval of Eschrichtius robustus isolate mEscRob2 chromosome 18, mEscRob2.pri, whole genome shotgun sequence:
- the ZIC2 gene encoding zinc finger protein ZIC 2 isoform X2, with the protein MLLDAGPQFPAIGVGSFARHHHHSAAAAAAAAAEMQDRELSLAAAQNGFVDSAAAHMGAFKLNPGAHELSPGQSSAFTSQGPGAYPGSAAAAAAAAALGPHAAHVGSYSGPPFNSTRDFLFRSRGFGDSAPGGGQHGLFGPGAGGLHHAHSDAQGHLLFPGLPEQHGPHGSQNVLNGQMRLGLPGEVFGRSDQYRQVASPRTDPYSAAQLHNQYGPMNMNMGMNMAAAAAHHHHHHHHPGAFFRYMRQQCIKQELICKWIDPEQLSNPKKSCNKTFSTMHELVTHVSVEHVGGPEQSNHVCFWEECPREGKPFKAKYKLVNHIRVHTGEKPFPCPFPGCGKVFARSENLKIHKRTHTGEKPFQCEFEGCDRRFANSSDRKKHMHVHTSDKPYLCKMCDKSYTHPSSLRKHMKVHESSPQGSESSPAASSGYESSTPPGLVSPSAEPQSSSNLSPAAAAAAAAAAAAAAAVSAVHRGGGSGGGSAGGGSGGGGGGGAGSGGGGGAGGGGGGGGSGGGSGTAGGHSGLSSNFNEWYV; encoded by the exons ATGCTCCTGGATGCGGGGCCGCAGTTCCCGGCCATCGGGGTGGGCAGCTTCGCGCGCCACCATCACCACTCGgccgccgcggcggcggcggcggccgcggagATGCAGGACCGCGAACTGAGCTTGGCGGCGGCGCAGAACGGCTTCGTGGACTCGGCGGCCGCGCACATGGGCGCCTTCAAGCTCAACCCGGGCGCGCACGAGTTGTCCCCCGGCCAGAGCTCGGCGTTCACGTCGCAGGGCCCCGGCGCCTACCCCGGCTCCGCCGcggccgccgcggccgccgccgcgcTCGGGCCCCATGCCGCGCATGTCGGCTCCTACTCTGGGCCGCCCTTCAACTCCACCCGGGACTTCCTGTTCCGCAGCCGCGGCTTCGGCGACTCGGCGCCGGGCGGCGGGCAGCATGGGCTGTTCGGGCCGGGAGCTGGCGGCCTGCACCACGCGCACTCGGACGCGCAGGGCCACCTCCTCTTTCCCGGCCTCCCGGAGCAGCACGGGCCGCACGGCTCGCAGAATGTGCTCAACGGGCAGATGCGCCTCGGACTGCCCGGCGAGGTGTTCGGGCGCTCGGATCAGTACCGCCAGGTGGCCAGCCCGCGGACCGACCCCTACTCGGCGGCGCAGCTCCACAACCAATACGGCCCCATGAATATGAACATGGGTATGAACATGGCAGCGGCCGCcgcccaccaccatcaccaccaccaccaccctggtgCCTTTTTCCGCTACATGCGACAGCAGTGCATCAAGCAGGAGCTCATCTGCAAGTGGATCGACCCGGAGCAGCTGAGCAACCCCAAGAAGAGCTGCAACAAAACTTTCAGCACCATGCACGAGCTGGTGACCCACGTCTCCGTGGAGCACGTCGGCGGCCCGGAGCAGAGCAACCACGTCTGCTTCTGGGAAGAGTGTCCGCGCGAGGGCAAGCCCTTCAAGGCCAAATACAAACTGGTCAACCACATCCGCGTGCACACCGGCGAGAagcccttcccctgccccttcccGGGCTGCGGCAAGGTCTTCGCGCGCTCCGAGAACCTCAAGATCCACAAAAGGACCCACACAG GGGAGAAGCCTTTCCAGTGTGAGTTCGAGGGCTGCGACCGGCGCTTCGCCAACAGCAGCGACAGGAAGAAGCATATGCACGTCCACACCTCCGATAAGCCCTATCTGTGCAAGATGTGCGACAAGTCCTACACGCACCCCAGCTCGCTGCGGAAACACATGAAG GTCCATGAGTCCTCCCCGCAGGGCTCCGAGTCCTCCCCTGCCGCCAGCTCCGGCTACGAGTCGTCCACGCCCCCGGGGCTGGTGTCCCCCAGCGCCGAGCCCCAGAGCAGCTCCAACCTCTccccggcggcggcagcggctgcggcggcggcagcggcagcggcggcggcggtgtCCGCGGTGCATCGGGGCGGAGGCTCGGGCGGCGGCAGCGCGGGCGGAGGCTCCggtggaggcggcggcggcggcgcgggcagcggaggcggcggcggggcgggcgggggcggcggcggcggcggctctgGCGGGGGCAGTGGGACGGCCGGAGGCCACAGCGGCCTCTCCTCCAACTTCAATGAATGGTACGTGTGA
- the ZIC2 gene encoding zinc finger protein ZIC 2 isoform X1: MLLDAGPQFPAIGVGSFARHHHHSAAAAAAAAAEMQDRELSLAAAQNGFVDSAAAHMGAFKLNPGAHELSPGQSSAFTSQGPGAYPGSAAAAAAAAALGPHAAHVGSYSGPPFNSTRDFLFRSRGFGDSAPGGGQHGLFGPGAGGLHHAHSDAQGHLLFPGLPEQHGPHGSQNVLNGQMRLGLPGEVFGRSDQYRQVASPRTDPYSAAQLHNQYGPMNMNMGMNMAAAAAHHHHHHHHPGAFFRYMRQQCIKQELICKWIDPEQLSNPKKSCNKTFSTMHELVTHVSVEHVGGPEQSNHVCFWEECPREGKPFKAKYKLVNHIRVHTGEKPFPCPFPGCGKVFARSENLKIHKRTHTGEKPFQCEFEGCDRRFANSSDRKKHMHVHTSDKPYLCKMCDKSYTHPSSLRKHMKVHESSPQGSESSPAASSGYESSTPPGLVSPSAEPQSSSNLSPAAAAGGTAGGHSGLSSNFNEWYV, from the exons ATGCTCCTGGATGCGGGGCCGCAGTTCCCGGCCATCGGGGTGGGCAGCTTCGCGCGCCACCATCACCACTCGgccgccgcggcggcggcggcggccgcggagATGCAGGACCGCGAACTGAGCTTGGCGGCGGCGCAGAACGGCTTCGTGGACTCGGCGGCCGCGCACATGGGCGCCTTCAAGCTCAACCCGGGCGCGCACGAGTTGTCCCCCGGCCAGAGCTCGGCGTTCACGTCGCAGGGCCCCGGCGCCTACCCCGGCTCCGCCGcggccgccgcggccgccgccgcgcTCGGGCCCCATGCCGCGCATGTCGGCTCCTACTCTGGGCCGCCCTTCAACTCCACCCGGGACTTCCTGTTCCGCAGCCGCGGCTTCGGCGACTCGGCGCCGGGCGGCGGGCAGCATGGGCTGTTCGGGCCGGGAGCTGGCGGCCTGCACCACGCGCACTCGGACGCGCAGGGCCACCTCCTCTTTCCCGGCCTCCCGGAGCAGCACGGGCCGCACGGCTCGCAGAATGTGCTCAACGGGCAGATGCGCCTCGGACTGCCCGGCGAGGTGTTCGGGCGCTCGGATCAGTACCGCCAGGTGGCCAGCCCGCGGACCGACCCCTACTCGGCGGCGCAGCTCCACAACCAATACGGCCCCATGAATATGAACATGGGTATGAACATGGCAGCGGCCGCcgcccaccaccatcaccaccaccaccaccctggtgCCTTTTTCCGCTACATGCGACAGCAGTGCATCAAGCAGGAGCTCATCTGCAAGTGGATCGACCCGGAGCAGCTGAGCAACCCCAAGAAGAGCTGCAACAAAACTTTCAGCACCATGCACGAGCTGGTGACCCACGTCTCCGTGGAGCACGTCGGCGGCCCGGAGCAGAGCAACCACGTCTGCTTCTGGGAAGAGTGTCCGCGCGAGGGCAAGCCCTTCAAGGCCAAATACAAACTGGTCAACCACATCCGCGTGCACACCGGCGAGAagcccttcccctgccccttcccGGGCTGCGGCAAGGTCTTCGCGCGCTCCGAGAACCTCAAGATCCACAAAAGGACCCACACAG GGGAGAAGCCTTTCCAGTGTGAGTTCGAGGGCTGCGACCGGCGCTTCGCCAACAGCAGCGACAGGAAGAAGCATATGCACGTCCACACCTCCGATAAGCCCTATCTGTGCAAGATGTGCGACAAGTCCTACACGCACCCCAGCTCGCTGCGGAAACACATGAAG GTCCATGAGTCCTCCCCGCAGGGCTCCGAGTCCTCCCCTGCCGCCAGCTCCGGCTACGAGTCGTCCACGCCCCCGGGGCTGGTGTCCCCCAGCGCCGAGCCCCAGAGCAGCTCCAACCTCTccccggcggcggcagcgg GTGGGACGGCCGGAGGCCACAGCGGCCTCTCCTCCAACTTCAATGAATGGTACGTGTGA